Genomic segment of Bacteroidota bacterium:
AACTGAAACTATAAACGCAGTTTCGATGGCGCAACGCGCAAATTATACCTCGGTTATGAGTCATAGAAGTGGTGAAACAGAAGACACCACCATTGCCGATCTTGCAGTTGCCTTAAATTGCGGCCAAATTAAAACCGGCTCCGCCTCCCGCAGCGACCGGATAGCAAAATACAATCAACTGCTCCGGATAGAGGAGGAGCTAGGCGAAAACGCAGTTTGGCCAGGGAATGTGTTTTTAAAATGAGTTGGCAAGGTTGCCAAGGTTAGCATGGTTTACAAGGTTTATTTCGGAGGAAAAACCTCCAGTCTGACGATCTGCGACTGCGACTGCGACTGCGACTGCGACTGCGACTTTTTGAAAAAGTTACAATGTTAAAATAAGTTCCATTCGAAGCGACACTCTCCAATGTTACAAACTGCCCACTGCCCACTGCCCACTGTTGACTGCCCACTTTGACTTATTTTAAAATAGTAAATAATATTTTCTCCCAACCGAAATCTATCATGGTGTCAAACTGCCCACTGCCCACTGTTGACCGCCCACTTTGACTTATTTTAAAATAGTAAATAATATTTTCTCCCAACCGAAATCTATCATGGTGTCAATCTGCCCACTTTGACTTATTTTAAAATAGTAAATAATATTTTCTCCCATCCGAAATCTATCATGGTGTCAATCTGCCCACTGCCCACTGTTTACTGTTCACTCCCCCACTGCCAACAATTTTAAACAATCCACAAAATTTTAAGCATACACAAACGTTATTATCGAAGCGTTTCGATATAATTTTACTCATCAGCTAAAAGCATGTCAATTTTTCAAAGATTCAGAGCCCGCATTAAAGCATGGAAAATACCTTCCCTGTTATTGAATAAATATGTATTTACCATTTTTGTTTTTGCGGTTTGGATGACATTTTTCGATCAGAATAATTTTCTTCGTCAGTATAATCGTATGCACGATCTGAATGTGGCCAGAAGTAAAACAGCATATTATATCAAAGAAACAAAAGTCACCAACCAGCAACTCAACGAATTAAAATCCAGCCAAAAAGCCCTCGAAAAATTCGCCCGCGAAAAATACTACATGAAAAAACCAAACGAGGATGTGTTTGTGATAATGGATAAGTGAAATGATTAGCAAATTAGCAAATTAGCCAATTTGACACCTAACATTGATGGTTTATGCTTCGAATTATAAATGAATTATTAATTTTGGATTCTCGAATGTATATGCTTAATAGTAATTCCAGATAAAAAATTAATTTCCTTCCGACAATAAACCCTATTTGCTAATTGCTTCGAAAGTCTGCAGGTATTGGAACATTTTCTTCGGCTGTTAATCGGTACATTATCTTCGGCTGTTCATCATCACATTGGTATATTAACTTAGTAACCGCCATTAAACTTCCTCACAAACCACTCCACTCCAAGCAAACCTAAAATCAAAAAGAATATCCATTTCAGATTTATGATGGATTGCGTTTTAATTGTTTCGCGCATAACGGGTTTTGCAGAAGAACTTTGTTCTATGGTTGTAATTAATTTTTCCAGTTGATCGGCATATACCATTTGTCCGCCGCTTTGCACTGCGAGCTGATTTAATAAGGAATGATTTGCAGTTGTATTTATTGTCTCCAATCGTATTGGTGAGATGCTGAACGCACCATTATCTTTAAATTCTTTACCATTGTAAACAACTTTTGCATCGTAGGTATAATTTCCGGAAGGAAAATATCCTGCATCAAGAGAATAACTTTTTGTCGTTTTTGAAAATTGGAAAGGAAAATCTTTTCCGTCTTCATTTTTAATTACAACTGTTGCATCAGGTTCATTTACTAATTCATAACTATCGTTATATAATTCCGCATCCAGAATTACGGATTCACTTTCATTTAAAACATTTTTTGCTTGGGAAACGCGGAATTGTTTTTTATCGTTTTTGGCGACAAGATATTGTATCGTTTTACTAATTAATTCGTTTGTTGCATCCTGATTGGTGTTTAAAACATAATCGTACAATCTC
This window contains:
- a CDS encoding septum formation initiator family protein → MSIFQRFRARIKAWKIPSLLLNKYVFTIFVFAVWMTFFDQNNFLRQYNRMHDLNVARSKTAYYIKETKVTNQQLNELKSSQKALEKFAREKYYMKKPNEDVFVIMDK